In Chaetodon trifascialis isolate fChaTrf1 chromosome 4, fChaTrf1.hap1, whole genome shotgun sequence, one DNA window encodes the following:
- the ap3d1 gene encoding AP-3 complex subunit delta-1 isoform X2: protein MALKIVKGSIDRMFDKNLQDLVRGIRNHKEDEAKYISTCIDEIKQELKQDNIAVKANAVCKLTYLQMLGYDVSWAAFNIVEVMSSSKFTYKRIGYLAASQCFHESTDVIMLTTNQIRKDLSSPNQYDTGVALTGLSCFVTPDLARDLANDIMTLMSHTKPYIRKKAVLIMYKVFLKYPESLRPAFPRLKEKLEDPDPGVQSAAVNVICELARRNPKNYLSLAPLFFKLMTSSTNNWVLIKIIKLFGALTPLEPRLGKKLIEPLTNLIHSTSAMSLLYECVNTVIAVLISLSSGMPNHSASIQLCVQKLRILIEDSDQNLKYLGLLAMSKILKTHPKSVQSHKDLILQCLDDKDESIRLRALDLLYGMVSKKNLMEIVKKLMLHVDKAEGTTYRDELLTKIIDICSQSNYQYITNFEWYISILVELTRLEGTRHGHLIASQMLDVAIRVKAIRGFAVAQMATLLDNAHLLTGNMQRMGICEVLYAAAWICGEFSEHLENPMQTLEAMLRPKVATLPGHIQAVYVQNAAKLFATVLKNQEGNTDSTAAQETSQLMIDRLPLFVQSANLEVQERASCILQLVKYIQKLQQKDVEVAEEVNALFAGELNPVAPKAQKKVPVPEGLDLDAWINEPPSESESEDEQPKAIFAKEEPKHSRPRHTEVDEKELARRREARKQEQANNPFYIKASPSSQKVYQEAPGVEHIPVVQIDLSVPLKVPGLPMSDQYVKLEEERRQKERAEKKKKEKKKRKEKRSGRGKKHDSGPESEEDITPAHMVDIVTEEMPENALPSDDDDKDPNDPHKALDIDLDNLVETAGRRPLADSEKLPVRSHRAAEAPKSPVEDGDAESAASQEPKKKSSKEKREKKKDKDRDRKKSKEEKKKKKHKREEKGEDLLGGQADEPVVQSEETNEVAAPPTSTSAEVSDLDFWLSNAPVPSNTQETATVAAAEAAPVPEAASGMAPDSEPDEPKDTEMEETSSKHKKKKQKKEKEEKEKKKKKKHHHHHHHSDGGGEESVQNGTVEEEEPLPPMSNYCLLAENSYIKMVYDIQGNLQDGSQVVVSVIFENKCDSFLKSMEFNVLDSLNSKLQRPEGSGPHDGLTVPFQLPPGVSNEARFVFTVQSIVMPQKLKGTLTFIVKNEDSSTHEKLDFKLHFTCTSYLITTPCYSDAFAKLLESGDLKGSSVRLEGVNMPFHHLLARICFHHHFSVVERIDSCASMYSRSIQGHHVCLLVKTSGQTVSIDAKCDEPTLLGNVLDEIKQTFSQC from the exons GCCAAGTACATCTCCACATGCATCGATGAGATCAAACAGGAGCTCAAGCAGGACAACATCGCTGTCAAAGCCAATGCTGTGTGCAAGCTCACCTAC CTTCAGATGCTGGGCTATGATGTCAGCTGGGCTGCTTTCAACATCGTTGAAGTCATGAGCTCCTCCAAATTCACATACAAG CGAATTGGCTACCTGGCGGCCTCGCAGTGCTTTCACGAGAGCACTGATGTCATCATGCTGACAACCAATCAGATCCGAAAG GATCTCAGCAGTCCCAACCAGTATGACACAGGTGTTGCCCTCACTGGCCTTTCCTGTTTTGTGACCCCTGACCTGGCTCGGGATCTAGCCAATGACATCATGACGCTG ATGTCCCACACTAAACCCTACATCAGAAAGAAAGCAGTGTTGATCATGTACAAGGTGTTTCTGAAGTACCCAGAGTCCCTGCGCCCCGCATTCCCCAGGCTCAAGGAGAAACTGGAGGACCCAGACCCAG GTGTCCAGTCTGCAGCAGTAAACGTTATCTGTGAGCTGGCTCGGAGAAATCCCAAGAATTACCTGTCTCTGGCCCCACTCTTCTTCAAACTCATGACCTCCTCCACAAATAACTGGGTTCTCATTAAGATCATCAAGCTG TTTGGTGCTCTCACACCACTGGAGCCACGACTGGGGAAGAAGCTGATCGAACCTCTGACAAACCTAATCCACAG TACCTCTGCCATGTCTCTGCTGTATGAATGTGTCAACACTGTGATTGCAG TGTTGATTTCCTTGTCTTCTGGGATGCCCAACCACAGTGCTAGTATCCAG ctctgtgtgcagAAACTGCGAATCCTAATAGAAGACTCGGACCAGAACT TGAAGTACCTGGGTCTGCTGGCTATGTCAAAGATCCTGAAGACCCATCCCAAGTCAGTGCAGTCTCATAAGGACCTCATCCTCCAGTGTCTGGATGACAAGGATGAGTCCATCCGCCTGAGAGCTCTGGACCTGCTCTATGGCATG GTGTCCAAAAAGAACTTGATGGAGATCGTAAAGAAGCTGATGCTGCACGTGGACAAAGCAGAAGGAACCACCTATAGAGATGAACTGCTCACCAAGATCATTGACATCTGCAGCCAGAGCAACTATCAGTACATCACCAACTTCGAATG GTACATCAGTATCCTGGTGGAGCTGACCCGATTAGAGGGCACACGGCATGGCCACCTCATTGCCTCTCAGATGCTGGATGTGGCTATTCGGGTCAAAGCCATCCGGGGCTTTGCTGTTGCCCAGATGGCCACTCTACTGGACAATGCTCACCTGTTGACAGGCAACATGCAGCGAATGGGCATCTGTGAAGTGCTGTACGCTGCAGCCTGGATCTGCGGTGAATTCTCAGA ACACTTGGAGAACCCGATGCAGACGCTAGAGGCCATGCTGCGACCAAAGGTTGCCACCCTGCCAGGCCACATCCAGGCAGTGTATGTGCAGAACGCAGCTAAGCTGTTTGCCACTGTGCTGAAGAACCAGGAGGGGAACACGGACAGCACGGCAGCACAGGAAACCAGCCAGCTGATGATAGACAGGCTGCCGCTCTTTGTCCAGAGCGCCAACCTGGAGGTGCAGGAGAGG GCGTCTTGCATCCTGCAGCTGGTCAAGTACATCCAGAAACTGCAGCAGAAGGACGTAGAAGTAGCAGAGGAGGTCAACGCTCTGTTTGCTGGAGAGCTGAACCCTGTAGCCCCCAAGGCACAGAAGAAAGTGCCTGTTCCTGAAGG TCTGGACCTGGATGCCTGGATCAACGAGCCTCCATCTGAGAGCGAGTCTGAGGATGAGCAGCCCAAGGCTATTTTTGCCAAGGAGGAGCCGAAACACTCCCGCCCCCGTCACACAGAGGTGGACGAGAAGGAGCTGGCAAGG AGGAGAGAAGCCAGAAAGCAGGAGCAAGCCAACAACCCGTTCTACATCAAGGCCTCCCCGTCCTCTCAGAAG GTTTACCAGGAAGCCCCTGGAGTGGAGCACATCCCTGTTGTGCAGATTGACCTCAGTGTGCCTCTCAAAGTCCCAG GTCTGCCCATGTCTGATCAGTATGTGAAACTGGAGGAGGAGCGTcggcagaaagagagagcagagaagaagaagaaggagaagaagaagaggaaagaaaagcgcAGCGGACGAGGGAAGAAACATGATTCAGGCccagagagcgaggaggacaTCACGCCTGCGCACATGGTCGACATTGTTACCGAGGAAATGCCAGAG AATGCCTTAcccagtgatgatgatgacaaagacCCCAATGACCCTCATAAAGCCCTGGACATCGACCTGGACAA CTTGGTGGAAACGGCTGGGCGCAG aCCACTTGCAGACAGTGAGAAGCTACCAGTCAGGTCACACCGTGCAGCAGAGGCTCCAAAAAGCCCGGTGGAAGATGGAGACGCAGAGAGCGCAGCCTCACAGGAGCccaagaagaagagcagcaaagaaaagagagagaagaagaaggacaaaGACAGGGACAGGAAG aagagcaaagaagagaagaagaagaagaaacacaaacgTGAAGAAAAGGGGGAGGATCTTCTTGGGGGTCAGGCAGACGAGCCAGTGGTCCAATCAGAAGAAACCAATGAGGTGGCTGCACCACCCACTTCCACCAGTGCTGAG GTTTCGGATCTGGATTTCTGGCTCTCAAACGCTCCAGTGCCCTCTAACACCCAG gaaacagcaacagtagcagcagcagaagcagcccCCGTGCCTGAGGCAGCCTCTGGCATGGCGCCAGACTCCGAGCCTGATGAGCCCAAAGACACCGAGATGGAGGAGACT TCCTCCaagcacaagaagaagaagcagaaaaaggagaaggaagagaaggagaagaaaaagaagaagaagcatcatcatcatcatcaccacagtgatggaggtggagaggagtctGTGCAGAATGgcacagtggaggaggaagagcctCTGCCG CCCATGTCCAATTACTGCCTGTTGGCTGAGAACTCCTACATCAAGATG GTGTATGACATCCAGGGAAACCTGCAGGATGGCAGTCAGGTAGTGGTGTCTGTTATATTTGAAAACAAGTGTGACAGCTTCCTCAAATCCATGGAGTTCAACGTCCTGGACTCTCTCAACTCCAAGCTGCAGAGGCCAGAGGGGTCAGGTCCACACGATGGCCTCACCGTCCCCTTCCAGCTTCCACCAG GGGTGTCCAATGAGGCGCGATTTGTCTTCACTGTGCAGAGCATCGTAATGCCACAGAAACTGAAGGGAACCCTCACCTTCATAGTAAAG AACGAGGACTCCTCCACTCATGAGAAATTGGACTTCAAACTGCACTTTACCTGCACCTCCTACCTAATCACTACTCCTTGCTACAG TGATGCATTTGCGAAGCTGCTGGAGTCGGGCGACTTGAAGGGCAGCTCTGTCAGACTGGAGGGAGTCAACATGCCCTTCCACCACCTACTGGCCAGGATCTGCTTCCACCACCATTTCTCTG TTGTGGAGAGGATCGACTCCTGTGCCTCCATGTACAGCAGGTCTATCCAGGGTCACCATGTTTGTCTGCTGGTCAAAACT tCTGGTCAGACAGTGTCCATTGACGCTAAATGTGACGAGCCGACGCTGCTTGGGAATGTGCTGGATGAGATCAAGCAGACCTTCTCTCAGTGCTGA
- the ap3d1 gene encoding AP-3 complex subunit delta-1 isoform X1, with amino-acid sequence MALKIVKGSIDRMFDKNLQDLVRGIRNHKEDEAKYISTCIDEIKQELKQDNIAVKANAVCKLTYLQMLGYDVSWAAFNIVEVMSSSKFTYKRIGYLAASQCFHESTDVIMLTTNQIRKDLSSPNQYDTGVALTGLSCFVTPDLARDLANDIMTLMSHTKPYIRKKAVLIMYKVFLKYPESLRPAFPRLKEKLEDPDPGVQSAAVNVICELARRNPKNYLSLAPLFFKLMTSSTNNWVLIKIIKLFGALTPLEPRLGKKLIEPLTNLIHSTSAMSLLYECVNTVIAVLISLSSGMPNHSASIQLCVQKLRILIEDSDQNLKYLGLLAMSKILKTHPKSVQSHKDLILQCLDDKDESIRLRALDLLYGMVSKKNLMEIVKKLMLHVDKAEGTTYRDELLTKIIDICSQSNYQYITNFEWYISILVELTRLEGTRHGHLIASQMLDVAIRVKAIRGFAVAQMATLLDNAHLLTGNMQRMGICEVLYAAAWICGEFSEHLENPMQTLEAMLRPKVATLPGHIQAVYVQNAAKLFATVLKNQEGNTDSTAAQETSQLMIDRLPLFVQSANLEVQERASCILQLVKYIQKLQQKDVEVAEEVNALFAGELNPVAPKAQKKVPVPEGLDLDAWINEPPSESESEDEQPKAIFAKEEPKHSRPRHTEVDEKELARRREARKQEQANNPFYIKASPSSQKVYQEAPGVEHIPVVQIDLSVPLKVPGLPMSDQYVKLEEERRQKERAEKKKKEKKKRKEKRSGRGKKHDSGPESEEDITPAHMVDIVTEEMPENALPSDDDDKDPNDPHKALDIDLDNLVETAGRRPLADSEKLPVRSHRAAEAPKSPVEDGDAESAASQEPKKKSSKEKREKKKDKDRDRKKSKEEKKKKKHKREEKGEDLLGGQADEPVVQSEETNEVAAPPTSTSAEVSDLDFWLSNAPVPSNTQETATVAAAEAAPVPEAASGMAPDSEPDEPKDTEMEETKSSKHKKKKQKKEKEEKEKKKKKKHHHHHHHSDGGGEESVQNGTVEEEEPLPPMSNYCLLAENSYIKMVYDIQGNLQDGSQVVVSVIFENKCDSFLKSMEFNVLDSLNSKLQRPEGSGPHDGLTVPFQLPPGVSNEARFVFTVQSIVMPQKLKGTLTFIVKNEDSSTHEKLDFKLHFTCTSYLITTPCYSDAFAKLLESGDLKGSSVRLEGVNMPFHHLLARICFHHHFSVVERIDSCASMYSRSIQGHHVCLLVKTSGQTVSIDAKCDEPTLLGNVLDEIKQTFSQC; translated from the exons GCCAAGTACATCTCCACATGCATCGATGAGATCAAACAGGAGCTCAAGCAGGACAACATCGCTGTCAAAGCCAATGCTGTGTGCAAGCTCACCTAC CTTCAGATGCTGGGCTATGATGTCAGCTGGGCTGCTTTCAACATCGTTGAAGTCATGAGCTCCTCCAAATTCACATACAAG CGAATTGGCTACCTGGCGGCCTCGCAGTGCTTTCACGAGAGCACTGATGTCATCATGCTGACAACCAATCAGATCCGAAAG GATCTCAGCAGTCCCAACCAGTATGACACAGGTGTTGCCCTCACTGGCCTTTCCTGTTTTGTGACCCCTGACCTGGCTCGGGATCTAGCCAATGACATCATGACGCTG ATGTCCCACACTAAACCCTACATCAGAAAGAAAGCAGTGTTGATCATGTACAAGGTGTTTCTGAAGTACCCAGAGTCCCTGCGCCCCGCATTCCCCAGGCTCAAGGAGAAACTGGAGGACCCAGACCCAG GTGTCCAGTCTGCAGCAGTAAACGTTATCTGTGAGCTGGCTCGGAGAAATCCCAAGAATTACCTGTCTCTGGCCCCACTCTTCTTCAAACTCATGACCTCCTCCACAAATAACTGGGTTCTCATTAAGATCATCAAGCTG TTTGGTGCTCTCACACCACTGGAGCCACGACTGGGGAAGAAGCTGATCGAACCTCTGACAAACCTAATCCACAG TACCTCTGCCATGTCTCTGCTGTATGAATGTGTCAACACTGTGATTGCAG TGTTGATTTCCTTGTCTTCTGGGATGCCCAACCACAGTGCTAGTATCCAG ctctgtgtgcagAAACTGCGAATCCTAATAGAAGACTCGGACCAGAACT TGAAGTACCTGGGTCTGCTGGCTATGTCAAAGATCCTGAAGACCCATCCCAAGTCAGTGCAGTCTCATAAGGACCTCATCCTCCAGTGTCTGGATGACAAGGATGAGTCCATCCGCCTGAGAGCTCTGGACCTGCTCTATGGCATG GTGTCCAAAAAGAACTTGATGGAGATCGTAAAGAAGCTGATGCTGCACGTGGACAAAGCAGAAGGAACCACCTATAGAGATGAACTGCTCACCAAGATCATTGACATCTGCAGCCAGAGCAACTATCAGTACATCACCAACTTCGAATG GTACATCAGTATCCTGGTGGAGCTGACCCGATTAGAGGGCACACGGCATGGCCACCTCATTGCCTCTCAGATGCTGGATGTGGCTATTCGGGTCAAAGCCATCCGGGGCTTTGCTGTTGCCCAGATGGCCACTCTACTGGACAATGCTCACCTGTTGACAGGCAACATGCAGCGAATGGGCATCTGTGAAGTGCTGTACGCTGCAGCCTGGATCTGCGGTGAATTCTCAGA ACACTTGGAGAACCCGATGCAGACGCTAGAGGCCATGCTGCGACCAAAGGTTGCCACCCTGCCAGGCCACATCCAGGCAGTGTATGTGCAGAACGCAGCTAAGCTGTTTGCCACTGTGCTGAAGAACCAGGAGGGGAACACGGACAGCACGGCAGCACAGGAAACCAGCCAGCTGATGATAGACAGGCTGCCGCTCTTTGTCCAGAGCGCCAACCTGGAGGTGCAGGAGAGG GCGTCTTGCATCCTGCAGCTGGTCAAGTACATCCAGAAACTGCAGCAGAAGGACGTAGAAGTAGCAGAGGAGGTCAACGCTCTGTTTGCTGGAGAGCTGAACCCTGTAGCCCCCAAGGCACAGAAGAAAGTGCCTGTTCCTGAAGG TCTGGACCTGGATGCCTGGATCAACGAGCCTCCATCTGAGAGCGAGTCTGAGGATGAGCAGCCCAAGGCTATTTTTGCCAAGGAGGAGCCGAAACACTCCCGCCCCCGTCACACAGAGGTGGACGAGAAGGAGCTGGCAAGG AGGAGAGAAGCCAGAAAGCAGGAGCAAGCCAACAACCCGTTCTACATCAAGGCCTCCCCGTCCTCTCAGAAG GTTTACCAGGAAGCCCCTGGAGTGGAGCACATCCCTGTTGTGCAGATTGACCTCAGTGTGCCTCTCAAAGTCCCAG GTCTGCCCATGTCTGATCAGTATGTGAAACTGGAGGAGGAGCGTcggcagaaagagagagcagagaagaagaagaaggagaagaagaagaggaaagaaaagcgcAGCGGACGAGGGAAGAAACATGATTCAGGCccagagagcgaggaggacaTCACGCCTGCGCACATGGTCGACATTGTTACCGAGGAAATGCCAGAG AATGCCTTAcccagtgatgatgatgacaaagacCCCAATGACCCTCATAAAGCCCTGGACATCGACCTGGACAA CTTGGTGGAAACGGCTGGGCGCAG aCCACTTGCAGACAGTGAGAAGCTACCAGTCAGGTCACACCGTGCAGCAGAGGCTCCAAAAAGCCCGGTGGAAGATGGAGACGCAGAGAGCGCAGCCTCACAGGAGCccaagaagaagagcagcaaagaaaagagagagaagaagaaggacaaaGACAGGGACAGGAAG aagagcaaagaagagaagaagaagaagaaacacaaacgTGAAGAAAAGGGGGAGGATCTTCTTGGGGGTCAGGCAGACGAGCCAGTGGTCCAATCAGAAGAAACCAATGAGGTGGCTGCACCACCCACTTCCACCAGTGCTGAG GTTTCGGATCTGGATTTCTGGCTCTCAAACGCTCCAGTGCCCTCTAACACCCAG gaaacagcaacagtagcagcagcagaagcagcccCCGTGCCTGAGGCAGCCTCTGGCATGGCGCCAGACTCCGAGCCTGATGAGCCCAAAGACACCGAGATGGAGGAGACT AAGTCCTCCaagcacaagaagaagaagcagaaaaaggagaaggaagagaaggagaagaaaaagaagaagaagcatcatcatcatcatcaccacagtgatggaggtggagaggagtctGTGCAGAATGgcacagtggaggaggaagagcctCTGCCG CCCATGTCCAATTACTGCCTGTTGGCTGAGAACTCCTACATCAAGATG GTGTATGACATCCAGGGAAACCTGCAGGATGGCAGTCAGGTAGTGGTGTCTGTTATATTTGAAAACAAGTGTGACAGCTTCCTCAAATCCATGGAGTTCAACGTCCTGGACTCTCTCAACTCCAAGCTGCAGAGGCCAGAGGGGTCAGGTCCACACGATGGCCTCACCGTCCCCTTCCAGCTTCCACCAG GGGTGTCCAATGAGGCGCGATTTGTCTTCACTGTGCAGAGCATCGTAATGCCACAGAAACTGAAGGGAACCCTCACCTTCATAGTAAAG AACGAGGACTCCTCCACTCATGAGAAATTGGACTTCAAACTGCACTTTACCTGCACCTCCTACCTAATCACTACTCCTTGCTACAG TGATGCATTTGCGAAGCTGCTGGAGTCGGGCGACTTGAAGGGCAGCTCTGTCAGACTGGAGGGAGTCAACATGCCCTTCCACCACCTACTGGCCAGGATCTGCTTCCACCACCATTTCTCTG TTGTGGAGAGGATCGACTCCTGTGCCTCCATGTACAGCAGGTCTATCCAGGGTCACCATGTTTGTCTGCTGGTCAAAACT tCTGGTCAGACAGTGTCCATTGACGCTAAATGTGACGAGCCGACGCTGCTTGGGAATGTGCTGGATGAGATCAAGCAGACCTTCTCTCAGTGCTGA
- the ap3d1 gene encoding AP-3 complex subunit delta-1 isoform X3: protein MALKIVKGSIDRMFDKNLQDLVRGIRNHKEDEAKYISTCIDEIKQELKQDNIAVKANAVCKLTYLQMLGYDVSWAAFNIVEVMSSSKFTYKRIGYLAASQCFHESTDVIMLTTNQIRKDLSSPNQYDTGVALTGLSCFVTPDLARDLANDIMTLMSHTKPYIRKKAVLIMYKVFLKYPESLRPAFPRLKEKLEDPDPGVQSAAVNVICELARRNPKNYLSLAPLFFKLMTSSTNNWVLIKIIKLFGALTPLEPRLGKKLIEPLTNLIHSTSAMSLLYECVNTVIAVLISLSSGMPNHSASIQLCVQKLRILIEDSDQNLKYLGLLAMSKILKTHPKSVQSHKDLILQCLDDKDESIRLRALDLLYGMVSKKNLMEIVKKLMLHVDKAEGTTYRDELLTKIIDICSQSNYQYITNFEWYISILVELTRLEGTRHGHLIASQMLDVAIRVKAIRGFAVAQMATLLDNAHLLTGNMQRMGICEVLYAAAWICGEFSEHLENPMQTLEAMLRPKVATLPGHIQAVYVQNAAKLFATVLKNQEGNTDSTAAQETSQLMIDRLPLFVQSANLEVQERASCILQLVKYIQKLQQKDVEVAEEVNALFAGELNPVAPKAQKKVPVPEGLDLDAWINEPPSESESEDEQPKAIFAKEEPKHSRPRHTEVDEKELARRREARKQEQANNPFYIKASPSSQKVYQEAPGVEHIPVVQIDLSVPLKVPGLPMSDQYVKLEEERRQKERAEKKKKEKKKRKEKRSGRGKKHDSGPESEEDITPAHMVDIVTEEMPENALPSDDDDKDPNDPHKALDIDLDKPLADSEKLPVRSHRAAEAPKSPVEDGDAESAASQEPKKKSSKEKREKKKDKDRDRKKSKEEKKKKKHKREEKGEDLLGGQADEPVVQSEETNEVAAPPTSTSAEVSDLDFWLSNAPVPSNTQETATVAAAEAAPVPEAASGMAPDSEPDEPKDTEMEETKSSKHKKKKQKKEKEEKEKKKKKKHHHHHHHSDGGGEESVQNGTVEEEEPLPPMSNYCLLAENSYIKMVYDIQGNLQDGSQVVVSVIFENKCDSFLKSMEFNVLDSLNSKLQRPEGSGPHDGLTVPFQLPPGVSNEARFVFTVQSIVMPQKLKGTLTFIVKNEDSSTHEKLDFKLHFTCTSYLITTPCYSDAFAKLLESGDLKGSSVRLEGVNMPFHHLLARICFHHHFSVVERIDSCASMYSRSIQGHHVCLLVKTSGQTVSIDAKCDEPTLLGNVLDEIKQTFSQC, encoded by the exons GCCAAGTACATCTCCACATGCATCGATGAGATCAAACAGGAGCTCAAGCAGGACAACATCGCTGTCAAAGCCAATGCTGTGTGCAAGCTCACCTAC CTTCAGATGCTGGGCTATGATGTCAGCTGGGCTGCTTTCAACATCGTTGAAGTCATGAGCTCCTCCAAATTCACATACAAG CGAATTGGCTACCTGGCGGCCTCGCAGTGCTTTCACGAGAGCACTGATGTCATCATGCTGACAACCAATCAGATCCGAAAG GATCTCAGCAGTCCCAACCAGTATGACACAGGTGTTGCCCTCACTGGCCTTTCCTGTTTTGTGACCCCTGACCTGGCTCGGGATCTAGCCAATGACATCATGACGCTG ATGTCCCACACTAAACCCTACATCAGAAAGAAAGCAGTGTTGATCATGTACAAGGTGTTTCTGAAGTACCCAGAGTCCCTGCGCCCCGCATTCCCCAGGCTCAAGGAGAAACTGGAGGACCCAGACCCAG GTGTCCAGTCTGCAGCAGTAAACGTTATCTGTGAGCTGGCTCGGAGAAATCCCAAGAATTACCTGTCTCTGGCCCCACTCTTCTTCAAACTCATGACCTCCTCCACAAATAACTGGGTTCTCATTAAGATCATCAAGCTG TTTGGTGCTCTCACACCACTGGAGCCACGACTGGGGAAGAAGCTGATCGAACCTCTGACAAACCTAATCCACAG TACCTCTGCCATGTCTCTGCTGTATGAATGTGTCAACACTGTGATTGCAG TGTTGATTTCCTTGTCTTCTGGGATGCCCAACCACAGTGCTAGTATCCAG ctctgtgtgcagAAACTGCGAATCCTAATAGAAGACTCGGACCAGAACT TGAAGTACCTGGGTCTGCTGGCTATGTCAAAGATCCTGAAGACCCATCCCAAGTCAGTGCAGTCTCATAAGGACCTCATCCTCCAGTGTCTGGATGACAAGGATGAGTCCATCCGCCTGAGAGCTCTGGACCTGCTCTATGGCATG GTGTCCAAAAAGAACTTGATGGAGATCGTAAAGAAGCTGATGCTGCACGTGGACAAAGCAGAAGGAACCACCTATAGAGATGAACTGCTCACCAAGATCATTGACATCTGCAGCCAGAGCAACTATCAGTACATCACCAACTTCGAATG GTACATCAGTATCCTGGTGGAGCTGACCCGATTAGAGGGCACACGGCATGGCCACCTCATTGCCTCTCAGATGCTGGATGTGGCTATTCGGGTCAAAGCCATCCGGGGCTTTGCTGTTGCCCAGATGGCCACTCTACTGGACAATGCTCACCTGTTGACAGGCAACATGCAGCGAATGGGCATCTGTGAAGTGCTGTACGCTGCAGCCTGGATCTGCGGTGAATTCTCAGA ACACTTGGAGAACCCGATGCAGACGCTAGAGGCCATGCTGCGACCAAAGGTTGCCACCCTGCCAGGCCACATCCAGGCAGTGTATGTGCAGAACGCAGCTAAGCTGTTTGCCACTGTGCTGAAGAACCAGGAGGGGAACACGGACAGCACGGCAGCACAGGAAACCAGCCAGCTGATGATAGACAGGCTGCCGCTCTTTGTCCAGAGCGCCAACCTGGAGGTGCAGGAGAGG GCGTCTTGCATCCTGCAGCTGGTCAAGTACATCCAGAAACTGCAGCAGAAGGACGTAGAAGTAGCAGAGGAGGTCAACGCTCTGTTTGCTGGAGAGCTGAACCCTGTAGCCCCCAAGGCACAGAAGAAAGTGCCTGTTCCTGAAGG TCTGGACCTGGATGCCTGGATCAACGAGCCTCCATCTGAGAGCGAGTCTGAGGATGAGCAGCCCAAGGCTATTTTTGCCAAGGAGGAGCCGAAACACTCCCGCCCCCGTCACACAGAGGTGGACGAGAAGGAGCTGGCAAGG AGGAGAGAAGCCAGAAAGCAGGAGCAAGCCAACAACCCGTTCTACATCAAGGCCTCCCCGTCCTCTCAGAAG GTTTACCAGGAAGCCCCTGGAGTGGAGCACATCCCTGTTGTGCAGATTGACCTCAGTGTGCCTCTCAAAGTCCCAG GTCTGCCCATGTCTGATCAGTATGTGAAACTGGAGGAGGAGCGTcggcagaaagagagagcagagaagaagaagaaggagaagaagaagaggaaagaaaagcgcAGCGGACGAGGGAAGAAACATGATTCAGGCccagagagcgaggaggacaTCACGCCTGCGCACATGGTCGACATTGTTACCGAGGAAATGCCAGAG AATGCCTTAcccagtgatgatgatgacaaagacCCCAATGACCCTCATAAAGCCCTGGACATCGACCTGGACAA aCCACTTGCAGACAGTGAGAAGCTACCAGTCAGGTCACACCGTGCAGCAGAGGCTCCAAAAAGCCCGGTGGAAGATGGAGACGCAGAGAGCGCAGCCTCACAGGAGCccaagaagaagagcagcaaagaaaagagagagaagaagaaggacaaaGACAGGGACAGGAAG aagagcaaagaagagaagaagaagaagaaacacaaacgTGAAGAAAAGGGGGAGGATCTTCTTGGGGGTCAGGCAGACGAGCCAGTGGTCCAATCAGAAGAAACCAATGAGGTGGCTGCACCACCCACTTCCACCAGTGCTGAG GTTTCGGATCTGGATTTCTGGCTCTCAAACGCTCCAGTGCCCTCTAACACCCAG gaaacagcaacagtagcagcagcagaagcagcccCCGTGCCTGAGGCAGCCTCTGGCATGGCGCCAGACTCCGAGCCTGATGAGCCCAAAGACACCGAGATGGAGGAGACT AAGTCCTCCaagcacaagaagaagaagcagaaaaaggagaaggaagagaaggagaagaaaaagaagaagaagcatcatcatcatcatcaccacagtgatggaggtggagaggagtctGTGCAGAATGgcacagtggaggaggaagagcctCTGCCG CCCATGTCCAATTACTGCCTGTTGGCTGAGAACTCCTACATCAAGATG GTGTATGACATCCAGGGAAACCTGCAGGATGGCAGTCAGGTAGTGGTGTCTGTTATATTTGAAAACAAGTGTGACAGCTTCCTCAAATCCATGGAGTTCAACGTCCTGGACTCTCTCAACTCCAAGCTGCAGAGGCCAGAGGGGTCAGGTCCACACGATGGCCTCACCGTCCCCTTCCAGCTTCCACCAG GGGTGTCCAATGAGGCGCGATTTGTCTTCACTGTGCAGAGCATCGTAATGCCACAGAAACTGAAGGGAACCCTCACCTTCATAGTAAAG AACGAGGACTCCTCCACTCATGAGAAATTGGACTTCAAACTGCACTTTACCTGCACCTCCTACCTAATCACTACTCCTTGCTACAG TGATGCATTTGCGAAGCTGCTGGAGTCGGGCGACTTGAAGGGCAGCTCTGTCAGACTGGAGGGAGTCAACATGCCCTTCCACCACCTACTGGCCAGGATCTGCTTCCACCACCATTTCTCTG TTGTGGAGAGGATCGACTCCTGTGCCTCCATGTACAGCAGGTCTATCCAGGGTCACCATGTTTGTCTGCTGGTCAAAACT tCTGGTCAGACAGTGTCCATTGACGCTAAATGTGACGAGCCGACGCTGCTTGGGAATGTGCTGGATGAGATCAAGCAGACCTTCTCTCAGTGCTGA